Genomic segment of Parachlamydia sp. AcF125:
GGTAAGCTTTGTTCCTCGTTTCGTGGTTGTTCCCACTACCGAGAGAGGGCGAACAACTTGTCCCTTCGAAAACTCCATTTCATAGATAGAGCCTTGGTTGTAAACTTGAACCACCAATTTCTTGGAAAGGGCACACACGCAAGAAACGCCTACGCCGTGCAATCCTCCAGATACTTTATAGGTATCTTTATCAAATTTCCCCCCCGCATGTAAAATTGTCATCACGACTTCAAGAGCGGAGACGTCGCGACCTTGCTTAAGCGATTCTTTTTCATGTTTTTGGATGGGAATCCCCCGTCCATTATCTTCAATTGTCGCGGCACCGTCTTTGTGTAAGGTGACATAAATCGCGGAACAATAGCCAGCCATGGCTTCATCAATACAGTTGTCTACGGCTTCATAAACAAGTTGATGTAATCCATTGCTTGCTGTGTCGCCAATATACATACCGGGGCGTTCACGTACAGCTTGCAGTCCCTCTAAAACTGTGATAGAGCTTGCATCGTAAGCTTTTTGGGCTATTTTATTATCTTCTGAATTTAGCGTATCGTTAGCCATTCAACAACCTTGATAAATGATTTAGTCTCATGCTTAAGTGGAGCTCAGCCCATCCGAAACATAATTCCTTTGATCATGACTTTTGGAAACTTTTCTCTTAAAATTCGTAAAATTCTAGGCTTTTCATTTTGGTTTAGCAAACTGTACAAAGTAGAATTTTTGACTTTGACGACAAAAATGCCGTCAGAAAAAGAAACGGCCTGGGTCATTCCAGCTAGTTTAGGTCCGATTATACCTGGCCAAGCAGCAAGGACTAGGTCGGGATGTTCCTGATATTTTTCATGAATCCTTGCTAGGACAGCAGTTAAAACATCGCTAACTTGATGAGTCGTGACTTCAGTTCCGTCGTAGTCCTTTGGGATGCGCCGTGTGTTTTTTCTCACGATTTCCTCATGGTCAATATGAGCATTTAATATAGCATATCTTTATACCTGGATCAACACTTTATTTTCTCCTGGGGAACCAAGTCTGAGAATTGACTTTCGAGTGCTAGGACGGCGGCTCCAAGCAGGGAAGCCTTCCCTTGTGTGGCGGTTGCCACTACCTCTAACTCTTGCAAAGCCGCGGCTAGCGCGCGCATTTGGATGCCGGCCCGAATTTCTTCAAGGAAGTGGGGATAGCCAGATAAGATTCCTCCGCCAATAATCAGCCGTTTGGGATTTAAAATATTTACAATCGTGCTAGCACAAGCAATCAAAGCGTTAGAAGCGTCACGGATCACTTCCATGGCGATTGGATCGGCGTGCTTAGCGGCTTCAAAGACAAGGGCCGCATCAATGTTGTCTAAGTTTTGCTGGGCGAGTTCCAATAGAGGGGAAGGCTTGCCATATTCCTTTAGTTTTACTTTAGCTCTTTTGGCGATTGCCCATCCGCCGCTATAGGCTTCCACGCAGCCGTAATTTCCGCATGTACAAAGGGGACCGTTTAGATCTACTGTCATATGCCCAATTTCTCCGGCAGTATGAGTGCTCCCTGAGAAAATACGGTGATTAATCACTGCTCCACCTCCTACGCCAGTCCCTAAAAACATGCAAACAAAATTTGAGCAATTTTTCCCCGCTCCAAAAATCCATTCGCCGCGGGTAGCAGTGCGCACATCGTTATCTATATAAATAGGAAGTGGAGTGAAGTTTTCTAAGAGTTTTTTTAAAGGGGTGTTTTTGAAGGGGAGGTTAGGGGTTGAAAGGACAGTAGAGGCAGAGTGGATTTGGCCAGGAATTCCAATCCCTACTCCCATAACCGGCTCTGGAGCCTGACGGTGCAGGTTTTGGATGGTTGTTCCGATTTGATGCACAATAGCCTCTAAGCCTTCTTTTGCTGGGGTGAGAGATTTGGAATGAAAAAGAATAGAGCCTTCTGTATCCA
This window contains:
- a CDS encoding DUF721 domain-containing protein; translated protein: MRKNTRRIPKDYDGTEVTTHQVSDVLTAVLARIHEKYQEHPDLVLAAWPGIIGPKLAGMTQAVSFSDGIFVVKVKNSTLYSLLNQNEKPRILRILREKFPKVMIKGIMFRMG
- a CDS encoding ROK family protein yields the protein MRLKKWTIGIDVGGTKIEAALVDTEGSILFHSKSLTPAKEGLEAIVHQIGTTIQNLHRQAPEPVMGVGIGIPGQIHSASTVLSTPNLPFKNTPLKKLLENFTPLPIYIDNDVRTATRGEWIFGAGKNCSNFVCMFLGTGVGGGAVINHRIFSGSTHTAGEIGHMTVDLNGPLCTCGNYGCVEAYSGGWAIAKRAKVKLKEYGKPSPLLELAQQNLDNIDAALVFEAAKHADPIAMEVIRDASNALIACASTIVNILNPKRLIIGGGILSGYPHFLEEIRAGIQMRALAAALQELEVVATATQGKASLLGAAVLALESQFSDLVPQEKIKC